The Stigmatella ashevillena genomic sequence TCGAGCAGACCATCCGCCAGAAGCTCCCTGAGGGCTTCCAGCGCTCCGAGTTCCTGCTGGAGCATGGGATGATCGACGCCATCGTCCCGCGCAAGGAGATGCGCTCGCGTCTGAGCCAGCTCCTGCGGATGGTGGGCTGAGCACCCACGGCATGTCGCTGCCGCGCACGCCGGAAGAGGCGTTGGGCTTCCTCGCGGGGCTCAACCCGTCCGGCATCAAGCTGGGTCTGGAGCGGGTGCGCGAAGCGCTCGCCGCCCTGGGCCATCCAGAACGCCAGTACCCTTCGCTCCACGTCGCGGGCACCAACGGCAAGGGCAGTACCTGTGCCTTCGCCACCGCGGCCCTGAGCGCCGCGGGGCACCGGGTGGGGCTCTACACGTCGCCCCACCTGGCCTGCGTCAACGAGCGCTTCCAGGTGGCGGGGGCGGACATCTCCGATGAAGTGTTGGGGCGCCGCATCCTCGAGGTCCTGGCGCGCTACCCGGACGCCGCGCACACGCCCGCCCCCCTCACGTACTTCGAGTTCGCCACGGTGGTGGCGCTCTGGCATTTCGCCCAGGAGCGCGTCTCGGTGGCCGTGCTGGAGACGGGCCTCGGGGGCCGGCTGGACGCCACCAACACCGTCACACCGCTCGTCACGGCCATCACCCCCGTGTCGTTCGATCACATGGACTACCTGGGCAATACCTTGGAGGCCATCGCGGGCGAGAAGGCCGGCATCCTCAAGCCCGGCGTGCCCGGGGTGCTCAGCCGCCAGGAGCCCGAGGCCCTGCGGGCCCTCTGCCGAGTGGCGGATGAAGTGGGGGCCCCGGTTCTGCTGGAGGACAGGGACTTCGCCCTAACAGGCGAGAAGGAGGGGACGTTCGGTTACCGGGGCGCGCGATACCAGCTCGCGGGCCTCTCGCTTGCCCTGCGAGGCCCTCACCAGCGGCAGAACGCGGCGGTGGCCCTGGCCGCGCTGGAACAGTTGGATGCCCGGGGCGTGGCGGTGTCCGCCGAGGCGGCACGCGCGGGTCTGGCCTCCGCGCGCTGGCCGGGACGCCTGGAGGAGCTGGGCAGCCAACCGCCCGTCCTCCTGGATGGCGCCCACAACCCCGCGGGGGTGAAGGTCCTGCTGGCCTCACTGGACGCCCTGTATCCAGGCAGGAGCCTGCACGCGGTCTTTGGAGTCGTCGCCGACAAGGATCGGGGGCCAATGATGCGAGGCCTTTTTCCCCGGTGTGCCTCCGTTCATCTCGCTCCCCTGGACACCCCGCGCTCCCTGGCGCCCGAGAAGTACTTGCCCGAAGCTCAAGCGCTCTGTGCGGATGTGTATGCCCATGCCTCCCTGGAAGAGGCCCTGGCAGGCGCCAGGGCCCGGGCTCAGCCAAGCGATGTCATTCTCTGCACGGGCTCGTTGTTTCTCATCGGCGCTATTCGCTCTCAGATCATGAGAAACCTTGGCGCAATACACAGATGAGCATAAGTTTGAAACATGCGTCTCCCGGATGACTGGAGAGTCGAGGCCTCGGGGCCGCGAATACCCACCGTCGACGAGGTCGACTTCCGGGCGCTGTATCAAAAGACGAACTACGTCGTAGAGACGGCGGACGGCTGGTCGCTGGTGATGACGCGGTACCGGCCCGTGAAGCAGCCGTTCCCTCAACCGCTCTTCGGCGAGACGCTGTTGATGGTTCACGGTTTCTCGCAGAACCGGCACGCCTGGACGAGCGGTCAGTTCGTCAAGAACCTGCTCTTCTTTGGTGCGGACATTCACATCCTGGAGCTGCGCGGCCACGGCAAGAGTTCCATTGCTTTCCAGCGTGAGAGGGCCCAGCGCTTCCATCGGCCGCTGCCTCCGGATCTCGACTACGGCTGGGACATCGACAGCTATTTCCTCTACGACTTGCCCGCGGCCGTCTCCGGGGTGAAGCGCATCACCCGGCGGGACCGGATCTTCTACTGCGGACACTCCATGGGCGGGATGCTCGGCTATGGCTATGCCGGCATCCACAATGACTTCGAGGGGCTCATCACCATCGGCTCCCCCGCGGACCTGGGACGGGGCTTCTTCCTGCTGAAGGCCCTGGCACTCACGGCCCCGGCCGTCGGAGGGCTGGTGGACATGACCCTGGGGGGCGTTAACGCGCAGCGCCGGTTGAGCCACCTGGGCTGGTCCGCCGTGGCGCGCGGCGCGGGGTGGGTGAGCCGGGAGCTGGGCCAGCGCCTCGCGCCCCAGGTGGAGCCCAACCCGGCAACCTTCCGGTACGTGCCCGTGGATGCCTGGCTGAAGTATGCGGAGAAGCAGCTGGCCCGGGCGGAGGGGCATGCGCTCTATGAGCGCCTCGCCACGCGCGTCAACCGGTTGAGCAACCCCGCTCGTGTCAGCGCCCATGACATCCGCTGGCTCTTGCGAGAGGGCGGCGAGCGCGAGCCGCGCAAGGTGCTGGAGCAGTTCGCCCGCTGGATCCGTCGCGGGGAGATGGTCTGCTACCGCACCGATTACGACTTCAAGCGCGGTTTTTCGAAGATCAAGATCCCCATGGCCATCATCTTCGGGGACATGGATCCGCTCGCCTCGGTGGAATCCACTCGGAGTGTCTACCGGGCCGCCCAGAGCGAGTACCTGCTGTGGCGCCCCGTGAAGGGCAACAGCCACGTCGAGCTGACGATGGGGCACGACATCCGGCAGATCTGCTACGACATCAAGAACCTTATTGAGTACGCGCGGACCCACCGCGCGCACTCACCGGTGCTGCCGCGCATTCGTTAGGGTTCCGGCAGACAGCATCAATGGAAAATTGGAGCCCCCGAGGGCTTGCTCTACATTGACGCCCTCTCAGAAGGGAACAGTCGATGAAGGCCTATGCGGTGGCCGTGGTGGGCTGGGTGTTGCTGCCCCTGCTCGCACTCGCGCAGGAGAAGGCGGCGCTGAACTCCATCACCCGCGTGACGGTGAATGGCGGCGTGGTGGAGATTGCTGGCAGTCAGAAGCCGAGCTTCACCACCTTCACCATGACGGACCCTCCGCGGCTCGTCATCGATATCTCCGGCGCGGTGCTCACCGGCGTTCCCGAGGAAATTCCGGCCCGGGGCGGAGGCGTGACGGGGTTGCGCACGGCCAACTACGGCTCGGAGGCGACGGCCGTGGCGCGCGTGCTGATCGGCTACGAGCGGGACGTGGAGACGGACATCCAAGTGTCCAACCACGTCCTCTTCGTCAAGGTGCTGGAGGAGGGCAGCCAGGCCGTGGCCCAGGCGCGGCCCTTCGAGAGCGAGCAGGCCCCCGCGCAAGGAAGTGGCACGGCAGCCGAGCCTGCTTCGCCGGATGCTGCCCAGGCCAGCGCGGCGGCGCAGGCCGACCGGGAGGCCCAGGACAAGGCGGCGACCCAGGCCAGTGCGGCGGCGCGGGCCGACCGGGAGGCCCAGGACAAGGCCACGGCGCAAGAGGAGGAGACACGGCGCCGGGCCCAGGAGACGGCGGCCGCCGAGAAGAAGCGGCAGGAGGAAGCGGCGCAGGCTCAGGCCAAGCGCCAGGAAGAGGCGAAGCAGCGCGAGGAGACGGCCCGGGCGCAAGCCGAGGCCCGCAAGGCCGCGGAGGCCGAGGAGAAGCAGCGGCAGAAAGAGGAAGCGCAGGCCAAGCGTCAGGCGGAGGCTGAGGAGAAGCAGCGCAAGCAGGACGAGGCGCGTGCGCAGGCCGAGGCCCGCAAGGCCGCGGAGGCCGAGGAGAAGCAGCGGCAGAAAGAGGAAGCGCAGGCCAAGCGTCAGGCGGAGGCCGAGGAGAAGCAGCGCAAGCAGGACGAGGCGCGTGCGCAGGCCGAGGCCCGCAGGAGCGCCCAGGCCGAGGAAAAACGGCGTCAGCCGCAGGAGCCCCGCGTGGCCAGCGCCGAGCCCCCTGCCCGCGAGGTGCCACGCGAGTCAGAGGCCGCGCCGGGAATCTCCGAGAAGCGGAAGACGCTGGAGATTGTCGGCTTCCAACAGCGCACGGGCTCCTCGCGTGTGTACATCCGCACGAACGAGCGTGTTCAGTATAAGGTTTCCCAGAGCGACAGGGAGATCCTCCTCGAGCTGGAGAACACGCAGATCGGCAAGGGCAACAACACCCGTGCGCTCGACACGTCCTTCTTCGACACCGCCGTCTCCCGGGTGGATCCCATCGCGGGCCCAGGCCGCTCCGTGCGCGTTTCCATCCGGCTCAAGGAGCCGGTGTCCGTCCAGACGCGCCAGGAGGGCAACACCATCTCCTTGGATTTCCCCCGCTAAGCGGAGCGATGAGCCGTGTCGCCGCGTCCTCGCGGCGGCCTCTCGCGCGGATGGGCCATGAGTCTCCTCCTTCCGGTCACCGTGGCGCTGCTCGTGTCGGCGCAGATTCCCCTGGCGACTCAGCTCCAGCTTCCCACCGGGGAGACGGTCGAGGTGACCGCGGATCTCGTGGTCTCCGAGCCAGAACGCCAATTGCTCATCGCCCGCGGCCACACGCAGTTGCGCACGGGCGGGACGGTGCTGCGCGCGGACGAGGTGACGTACGACCGGGGGGCGCAGAAGGTGAGCGCCACCGGCGGGGTGATGTTCGTCAGCGGCCTGTTCGCCGCGGTGGCGGATGCCGTGACGGTGGACCTGGAGTCCAATGAGGCCACCGTCGAGGGCGGCCTCTTCATGCAGAAGCGCAACGTCACCCCGGAAGCGCTGGCGGCCGCGGAGACGCCCCAGCAACTGCGCGAGATGGGCGAGACCCCCGTGCTCATGCGCGGCACGCGCATCCGGCGCACGGAGGCCAACACCTTCGTGGTGGAGGATCTCGTCTTCAACCCATGCGCGTGTGGCCCCGGGGAGCCGAACTGGCGGCTGGAGGCCCGGGACGCATCCATCGTCATGGGCGAGCGGGCCATCCTCACCTGGCCGGTCGTCTACCTCTATTCGGTGCCAGTGTTCGCGCTGCCCTGGCTGTACCTGCCGTTGGCCGAGCGGCGCACCGGCCTGCTCATGCCCCGCCCGAGCACCTCCAGCCTCGGCGGTTTCGGCATCGAGCAGCCAGTCTTCATCACGCTGGGGCGCAGCTACGATCTCACCGTCACGCCGGGTTACTACACGGGGGCCTCCCAGGAGACGCACGATCTGGGCAACGGGACGCTCCGCAAGGAGCCGCGCTACGTGGGCATCCGCGGCCCGCGCCTGCTGACGGAGTTCCGCTACGTCCCCAGCGAGCGCACCCGGGGCCGGGCGACGCTCGGCTTCATCTACGACTTGCAGCCCCTCCGGGACCCGCGCACGGGGGCCTTCTTCCGGGAGGGGAACCAACCCGTGGGAGCGGCCATCACCCAGGCGCGCGGGCTGCGCGGCGAGGCGTCCTGGCAGCACATCCAGGAGATGGACCAGGGGTTCTCCAACCGGGTGGATGCCGCCTTCGTCTCCGATGGGTACTTCACGCGGGATCTCACCGCGGACGTCGTCGCCCGCGAGAACCAGTACCTGCGGAGCACCGGTTCGATCTCCCACCGGGGAGAGGAACACTCCCTCGGCCTGGAGGTGGCCATTCGCCAGGACATCCGCTGGGCCTATTCGTTTCTCCGGGAGGACCGGGTGCCCGCGGCGGCGGATCCTCTCCGGCCCGTTCTTCGCGGCCCCCGCACCTTCCAGAAGCTGCCCGCCCTCACGCTCTCGCTGCCCGAGCGGCGCCTGGGCAAGCGGTGGGCCCTGGGGATGCGCATGGAGTTCAGCCGCCTGTCTCCCCTGACCGAGCGGTTCGGGGACGAGGGAGAGGATGGCCTCTTCGACGCCTCGGGTGCCCAGGTCGTGCTCGGGCCCGAGGGCGTGCCCCAGGCCCTTGCGGATCCGGCGCAGGCCAACGGGCGCTTCGATGCCTCGGATCGCGAGGCGCGGAACCGGTTGGATCTCTTCCCCCGGCTCTCCACGTCCTTCGGATGGGGGTCCTTTGCCCGGGTGACGCCTGCGGTCGCGCTGCGGCAGGACTTCTATGTGGGAGAAGTCTCGGGCCACCTCGCCCAGCGGGGATACCCCATGGTGGATCTCCAGGTGGATTCCGAGCTGGCCCGGAGCTACGTCCGCTCGGAGGCCACCTACCGTCACACCCTCACGCCCTCGGTCCACCTGCGCTATGTCCCCGGCGTGTGGGGTGGGGTGCCGCCGCCGGGGGCCTCGCCGGGGGGGGCGGCCCAGCGCTACGACGAGATCGACTCGGCGCTGCCCGTGGGGCTCAGCGGTCAGGACGAAGGCTTCCTGCACGCCGTGGTGGAAGTGACCCAGTCCCTACAACTGAAAAAAGGACAGTCACTGCGTGAACCCCTCCGGTTGCATGTGGGCCAGGGGTTTGATCTGACCCGTTATGCGCCCCTGTGGAAGGAGGCGAGCAACCAGCAGGCGCCCGTCCTGCGAGACACGTTCGCGCGGTTGCTCGCCCGTGTCGGTATTTTCAGCGCCGCCGCGTTGGTCCGTTATGACACTCAGAGCGCTCAGATTGCTCAACTCAGCGCAGAGGCCAATGTAGACAATGGGCGGGGCGGGGCGCTGTATGCACGATATGACGACTTGCTCGCGGTGGGTTCGGATCGACTCCGCCGGGGGATCGATGCCTTGGTTGGTCCGTCGTCGGAGAGCCGGGCGCGTGCTCAGCTTCTGACCGCTGGAGGACGTTTGACGCTCGGCATCGGACTCGGTCTGCGGTACGAAGCCATCGTGCAGCCGCTCGTCAAACAGCAGTCTCCACTGGCACAGCAGATCCTGGGTGTGTCATATGGGCCTGCCTGCGACTGCTGGCGCATCGAGGGGGTTGCCACGCTGCGGCGGGGTCAGAAGCTGCCCGATTTCGGGGTGAATTTTGATGTGACCGGCTTCGGATCCTTTGGGTCTTGATTCGGACCTCGAAGTTGACGCACAGAGGAATTCCGAAACGCCCTCAGTTGTTTTAATTACCCAGTCAAATGTCTCAACCGGAGGACATGCTCTTCGTGTCGGAACTCGGAAAACGTATCGGCCAACGCATCCGCGAGCTTCGCACGCAGAGACCGGAGCGGTGGACCCAGGAAGAACTCGCTGAGCGAGCGCAGATCAGCGTCTCGTTCTTGTCCATGATCGAACGCGGTGAGCGCGTGGCCCATGTGGAGACACTGGCCGCGCTTGCCGGTGCCCTCGGCGTCAGCCTGGGGGAACTGTTCGCAGGGACGGAGCAGTCGCTCGCTCAGACGGAGGATCTGCTCCGCCCGCTGTCGGACTTTGCCCGTGCCCGCGGTTTGACGGCACGTGATGTAGAGCGCTTGCTGGGGGTGGCGCGCGCCATGTTCAATGGCACGGCGGCCTGAGAACCCCACGGCGCCTTGACATAAAGGCGCCGGGACGCAGGGGCTGTTCTTGACTGGACGCACAGCCGCCCAGGAAGATGGGAACTGTTGGGTATGCGCCAGTCGGGCGCATGCCGTTTTCTCATCGACTGGAGACACCGCAGATGCGTCTGGGTCTGGCCTCATGCGTGGCGCTCGCAAGCGTCTTCTGGGTGGCGTGCGAGCCCCCTCCCCCTGCCACGCTTGAGTTCGTGGATCAGTCCCCCGCCCAGCCTCGGTTGGGGGAAATCACCACGGTGCGTTTCCGGGCCGTCGACAGCCGGGGTCTCCCCCAGGCGGGCAGCACGGTCTCATTCCGGTTGCAGCCGGAGGTGCCGGGGGTCTCCCTCAGCCCCACCGAGGCGAGCACCAACGTGGGCGATGGCATCGCCTCCACCCAGATCATCGCCACTGGCCGTGTCGCCTCCGCCGTGGTGGTGGCCACCTCGGGTGACAAGACGGCGGTGAGCCCGGCGGTGAGCTTCGCGGGCGCGAACGCTCACAGCAAGCAGTTCACCTTCCAGTGCGGCGAAGTCGCCGGCAACGCCTCCGGTGGTGTCCACGCCATCGGCGCCTATGACGAGACGCGTTATCTCATCGCCGGTGTGAAGCTGCGGTGCACCGCGCACGTGGCGGATCGCAACGGCGACGGCATCGCGGGCGCCCAGGTCTCCTTCATCACCGAGGCGGGCACCATCGGGCCGAGCAGCACCTCCATCACGGACGTGGTGGGCAATGCCCAGGTGCTCTACAAGACGTCCTACCCGTTGCCGGTGGAGACGGATCCGGGCACCTTCACCTGGAGCCCCATCAACGATGCCACCCACACGGGGGATTACCTGGCCCCCCTGTGGATGCAGCCGTTCATCTGGACGGAAAACCCGATCCGGGACTACGGCACCGCCATCAACCCGCAGACCCCCCGGCCGGAGCCCTTCCGCAAGGATCCGCTGCGCCCCAACCGCATCAACAACCCGCGCGACAACCTGGTGGCGATGATCGCCGTCACCACGGGCGAAGAGGGGTATGACGACGCCAACAACAACGGCCAGTTCGATGCGGGGGAGACCTTCGTGGATCTCACCGAGCCGTTCGTCGACAACAATGACAACGGCACGTGGGATGCCGGTGAGCGGTTCGTGGACACCAATGCCAACGGCCGGTGGGACGGGAAGAACGGCCAGTTCGACGCCAGCACGCTCATCTGGGTGCAGGAGCGCATCCTGTGGACGGGCTGGCCGCACCCCATGGATCGCGACCTGACGCCGCTCAACGAGGTGCCCGTCGTGCGCCAGTTGTCACCCCCCGCGGGGACGACCGTGAACGTGGGCCACTTCGCCGAGGTGTTCTCCACCTTCCTGCTGGCGGACCCCTGGTTCAACGGGCTCGCCCGCAACTCGAACGAGGACGGCTGCAAGGGAGGCGCCGTAGGCCCGGTGGTCGTGGATCCACTGCCCAAGGGGGTGGCCTACACCTACCCGGCGTTCACCGTGGAGATCTACAAGATCCGCGATGCACACGACATCCAGGCCGACCCGCCCCCGGCCCCGTTCCCGGCCCCGGGCATTGCGTTCGACGTCAACGCCTCGTGCTCCTACACAGGCTCGCCCGAGGAAGGGCACGTGGTGCTCGTCCCCGCGCCGCCCCTCAAGGGCCTCGTCCAGTAGCCGGGCAGTAGCCAGGCGACAAAGGGCTATTGACCGCAGGCGCCTGCCTCCGTAGGGTCCTCCACGGCTGATTTCTGAGTCAACCGGTTGTGGAGGACGTGTGAGCCAGCAGAGCAGCAAGGCAGTCGAGGGGGGATCCCGGGAGGGGGAGCGTCGCAGGACCATCCTCCGAGCCGCCATCGACGTCTTCGCGCGCAAGGGCTACCACGGCTGTCGCATCGCGGATGTGGCGCGCGAGGCCGGGGTGGCCTACGGCCTCGTCTACCACTACTTCAAGAACAAGGATGAGCTGCTGGAGACCGTCTTCGAGACGGGCTGGAGCGGCTTCGTCTCGCGCATCCGCGCGGTGGTGGAAGCCGAGGGGCCCGTGGGCCCCAAGGTGCGCGGCATCACCGATGTGGCCTTCGATGCGTACCGGGTGGATCCCCGCGCGGTGAAGGTGCTCATCGTCGAGATTGCCCGCAGCCCCGGCGGCCATGTGAACCGGCAGAGCGCCTTCGTCGACACCATCCGCATGTGCGCGGAGATGTTCGTCCAGGCCCAGGCCACCGGTGAGCTGCGGCCCGAGGTGGATCCGCTGCTGGCCTCGGCGCTGCTCTTCGGCTCCATCGAGATGGGGCTCACCGCGCTCGTGATGGGGTTGGTGGACCCGCGGGACACCGACATGCTGGAGCGCGCCCGGCAGCAGATCGCCGGCACCTTCCTTCACGGTGTCCTGACGCAGGATGCCGCCGCCGCGGAGGAGTCATGGAAGAAGTCCGCTATGCGGTCCAAGGGCACCAAGCACTTGTGACCATTGACCGGCCGAGGGCGCGCAACGCCCTGTCGCCGGAAGTCGTTCAAGGGTTGCTGGAGGCCATCTCCCAGGCGGAGGTGGATCCGGCGGTGCGGGTCCTGGTGCTCACCGGCGCCGGGGAGAAGGTGTTCTGCGCCGGGGGAGACCTCGGGCAGATGGGGGAGGGTGGCTTTCTGGCCACCCACGAGTCACGGCGCGCCTACGCCCTGCTGCTGTCGCGGCTGCAAGGCTCGCGAAAGCCCACGATCGCGCGGATCAACGGGCATGCGCTCGCCGGAGGCCTTGGGTTGGTGCTGGCCTGTGACATGGCGGTGGCCGCCGAGCACGTGGAACTGGGGACGCCGGAGATCGACGTGGGGCTCTTCCCCATGATGGTGATGGCGCTCTTGCAGCGGCACGTGGGACGCAAGCGTGCCCTGGAGTTGGTGATGACGGGAGATCGGCTGTCCGCGCGCGAGGCGCTGTCGCTGGGCCTCATCAACCGGGCCGTGCCGGCGGCGGAGTTGGATGCGGCGGTGGGGGCCCTCGCCGCCAAGCTGGCCGGCAAGAGCCAGGCGGTGCTGGCGCTCGGGAAGAGGGCTTTTCTCACCGCCGAGGACATGCCGTTTCCCGCGGCGCTGGAGTTCCTGGCCTCCCAGTTGTCGCTCAACACCCTGGCGGAGGATGCCGCGGAGGGCATCTCGGCCTTCTTGTCGAAGCGGCCTCCGGACTGGAAGGACCGCTGAGCCGCTAAGGGGCGGGTAGGGTCCGGGGCGCTGGGGCGGCGAAGAAGTCCAGCTTGAGCAGCGTCTCCGCATCCAACCAGAGATCATCGGCCTTCACCCCCCAATGCAGGTGGGGGCCTGTCACCCGGCCCGTCTTGCCCACCTTGCCCAACGGATCGCCTTGCTGGACCTTCGCGCCCGGTTTCACGGTGATGCGCGAGAGGTGGAAGTAGGTGGTGTAGAGGCCTCCTCCGTGGTGGACGATGACCGTGTTGCCCGCGCTGTAGTTGTCGCGCGTCATCACCACCACGCCCTCGTTGGCGGCGTGGATGGGCGCGCCGGGGTCTCCATCGATGTCCGTGCCGAAGTGCTGGCTCTGGAGCTTGCCGTTGAAGGAGCGCTTGTCGCCGAAGGGCGCGGTGATGCGGTCCTGGCGCGGCCACGCGAAGTTCCGGGAGAAGAGGAGCGGCCCGAGTGGCTGAGAGAAGGCCGCGGCGAATGCGGCCTTGTCCGCGGCCATCCGGGCCTTCACCGCCTCGGGGGGTTGGACGTACTTGCCCGCCACGCGCAGCTCCCGGCTGGGGTAGCCCGGGTCCACCACGTCCAGGGTGCCATCCAGCGAGACCGGCGCGTTTCCCTCCGGCGCGAAGCCCAGCACCTTCACCTCGGCGGTTCCCGCGGTCAGCTCCACCGGAAGTCCGGACAGGGCCTGCCAGCCGCCCGTGGCTTCGTAGAAGCGCAGCGGTCTCCCGGCCAGCGTCCCCGTGGGCGTTCCGTTCAAGCCCCACACCGTGATGAGCACGGGATCTCCGGGCTTCGCCGTCCCGGGCTGGAGGGAGAAGCCCGGCTCCGCCTCGGCACGCCAGGCCAGCAGGCTCAGGGCCACCAGGGTCAAGCACAGGGGGAGGGACCAACGGCGGGCAGGGACGATCGACGGCATGCGGGGACGTTCTACACCGGGAAGCCGGGAGCGCTGCTTCTTGGACGTGGGCGGCGAGTGCTTGCCCTCCCGGCAGGGAACATGCCGGGCCTTGACGGGCGGCCAGGTCATCTACAAGCGTCCAGGGCGCAAGAGCCATGTGTTCACCACCCGGACTTTGTCTGGTCGAGGAGCGAACGTCCGGGCTGCAATCAAGGGTGCGTGACATTCCGTGGACCCGGACGTCTGCCTACCTTTTGGCCTGGACCACTTCATCCAGGGGGATGGCAGAATGCCTCGCTCATACAGCTTTGATCACTTCCAGGTGCCGGCCGCGGAGCCTCGCAGCAGAGCGCTTCGCCGGGAGGACAAGCAGCACCTCGCCGAGTCACACCCCTCGAGCCCTGGGCAGGACGGTGGCATTCATTACGGCAAGAGCCACGCGGAGACCGAGGAGATTCTCAAGGCCCGTGCCGCGGAACCGCGCCGTGCCGCCGCCCCGAAGGAGGAGCCAGAACAAGCCCCCGTGCAGATGAAGGCCGAGG encodes the following:
- a CDS encoding M23 family metallopeptidase — translated: MPSIVPARRWSLPLCLTLVALSLLAWRAEAEPGFSLQPGTAKPGDPVLITVWGLNGTPTGTLAGRPLRFYEATGGWQALSGLPVELTAGTAEVKVLGFAPEGNAPVSLDGTLDVVDPGYPSRELRVAGKYVQPPEAVKARMAADKAAFAAAFSQPLGPLLFSRNFAWPRQDRITAPFGDKRSFNGKLQSQHFGTDIDGDPGAPIHAANEGVVVMTRDNYSAGNTVIVHHGGGLYTTYFHLSRITVKPGAKVQQGDPLGKVGKTGRVTGPHLHWGVKADDLWLDAETLLKLDFFAAPAPRTLPAP